The proteins below come from a single Nostoc sp. KVJ3 genomic window:
- a CDS encoding phage tail sheath family protein, with product MARLDYFAPGVYIEEIDRGSRPIEGVSTAVAGFVGFTEDVRGGAELYKPMLVTTWTQYLNYFARPNSDGFTDFNAYLPFSVYGYFMNGGGRCWITSIGTQLPGAPRPATPEPATLRINSRGNRPALRFTLRPEQASGGLVNLVIIDGSPRALPEGTEGEAPPNTGEYFTIQIRRGDELLEQYENLTMNREPAAQAATYAVTALRNSMYITVEDITQSGQPLARRPVNGQYELAPPIVAATPDRFSQNLEGVRDDRTGVRGIFEVDEITMLACPDVMRAYQEQVLNLDQVHGIIELMISMCEGSASGDIPNPPNRMVVLDAPPDAVKPQQVVEWLNRFNRRSMFAALYYPWIKVPNPRDRGNPILVPPCGHVMGVWARTDETRGVYKAPANEVPRGVIGLGYDTNFREQELLNPLGINCIRNFPNRGIRIWGARTLVEPDKTEWRYISVRRLISYIEKSLELGTQWVVFEPNDQDLWARVTRTVSNFLERIWREGALFGASPAQAFYVKCDEELNPPETRILGRLYIEVGVCPVRPAEFVVFRISQWNGIEDSE from the coding sequence ATGGCTAGACTTGATTACTTTGCTCCTGGTGTCTATATCGAAGAAATTGACCGGGGTAGCCGACCAATTGAAGGTGTTAGCACGGCAGTTGCCGGATTTGTAGGCTTTACAGAAGATGTTCGTGGTGGGGCTGAGTTATACAAGCCCATGCTAGTAACCACTTGGACACAATACTTAAATTATTTTGCCCGTCCCAACTCTGACGGCTTCACCGACTTCAACGCCTATTTACCATTTTCAGTCTACGGCTACTTTATGAATGGTGGCGGTCGTTGCTGGATAACCAGCATTGGGACTCAGTTACCAGGCGCACCCAGACCGGCAACTCCAGAACCGGCTACCCTCAGAATCAACTCTAGAGGTAATCGTCCAGCCCTCCGTTTTACTTTGCGCCCTGAGCAAGCATCAGGCGGATTAGTAAATCTTGTAATTATTGATGGTTCGCCCCGCGCCCTACCCGAAGGTACTGAAGGAGAAGCGCCTCCAAATACAGGCGAATATTTCACCATCCAAATTCGTCGGGGAGATGAACTTTTAGAGCAATACGAAAACTTGACAATGAACCGCGAACCTGCTGCTCAAGCAGCGACTTATGCGGTGACGGCATTGAGAAATTCGATGTACATCACCGTAGAAGACATAACTCAAAGTGGACAGCCTTTAGCTCGTCGTCCGGTGAATGGTCAATATGAACTAGCGCCGCCCATTGTTGCCGCCACACCCGATAGATTTTCACAAAATTTAGAAGGGGTTCGAGACGATCGCACCGGGGTACGCGGTATCTTTGAAGTTGATGAAATCACAATGCTAGCCTGTCCTGATGTGATGCGGGCTTATCAAGAGCAGGTATTGAATTTAGATCAAGTCCACGGCATCATCGAACTGATGATTAGTATGTGCGAGGGTTCTGCTAGTGGCGATATTCCCAACCCACCCAACCGGATGGTTGTACTGGATGCGCCACCAGATGCCGTCAAACCTCAGCAAGTAGTGGAGTGGTTGAATAGATTTAACCGTCGTTCAATGTTTGCGGCCCTTTATTATCCTTGGATTAAAGTACCCAATCCACGCGATCGCGGTAATCCAATTTTAGTACCTCCTTGTGGTCATGTGATGGGTGTTTGGGCCCGCACCGATGAAACCAGAGGAGTTTACAAAGCCCCTGCAAATGAAGTTCCTAGAGGCGTAATTGGTTTAGGCTATGACACCAACTTCCGCGAACAAGAACTATTAAACCCTTTGGGAATAAATTGCATTCGCAACTTCCCCAACCGAGGTATCCGCATTTGGGGCGCACGCACATTAGTTGAGCCAGATAAAACAGAGTGGCGTTACATCAGTGTGCGGCGGTTAATTAGCTATATCGAAAAATCTCTAGAACTGGGAACTCAATGGGTAGTTTTTGAACCTAACGACCAAGATTTATGGGCGCGTGTCACCCGCACCGTCAGTAATTTCTTAGAGCGCATCTGGCGTGAAGGTGCTTTATTTGGTGCATCTCCAGCCCAAGCATTTTATGTCAAGTGTGACGAAGAATTGAACCCACCAGAAACCAGAATTTTAGGACGCTTATACATCGAAGTCGGTGTTTGTCCCGTCAGACCGGCTGAATTTGTGGTTTTCCGCATCAGCCAATGGAATGGCATTGAAGATAGCGAATAG